acagcagctgctACAGCGCGGAAGGCTCAGTGCCCGGTTGTGAAACAGAATTTCTCTGCAGTCCCACCTGGGAGGAGGCAGGCGGGCAAGACCCGCTGCTGCTGTCATCGCAGAAGCCAGCATGGGGAGGAATGGGGAAAGGACAGGGGAAGGGGACCACGAGCCGCATCCCCGCGGGGAGCGGCTCGCCCCGCGCCGTGTCCGGACGCGGCGGGGCAGGTGCCGGCGCCTCCTGGCCGCGTTCCACCGCCGTGCGCGGCCGCTCCGTCCCtcggccccgcgcccggcccgcgcAGCGCAGCGCAGCGCACTGCGGTGCGGCCGCCGTGACTCAGGGCACGGCCGCGGCCGGAGCGCATCTGCCCCGGGCCGAGCACGCAGTTCCACCCAAACGCTCCTCGCGGCTCCCGGGAAAAGCCGCCTTTCTCCCCGCTTTCTGCCCCCTTCTCTGCCCCGCAGCGGGGACCTGCGCGCTTCCCCCCGCGGCCACCGCTTGGCCTCGCCGAGCTCAcggcgctgccgccgctgctCCGGGCTTGTCCCGCTCACCTTCCTCGGGCAAATCGGCCGTGTGCGGCGAGCGGCGATGCGACGCTGCCTCAGCCGGTGCTGCCTCTCCCGGCGGTGCCGCctccggggcggggcggggcggggcggcggccgggAGCCGCTGACGGAGCCAAGGCGGGAGAAGCGCTGCCTCGGGCCGGGCGGCGAGAGGTTCGTGGGTGCTCTCTGCTCCCACCGGCCGGGAAGGCTTCCAGGAACGCTTGCAGGGACGTGTGTGCCACCCTTCCTCACGCGTCATGTGGCCATGCCTGCGGCCATTGCCActttggggttggaagggaacttcaATACCATTCgttcctgccatggacagggacaccttccactatcccaggttgctccaagctccatccaacctggccttgagcatttcaaggatggggcagccacagcttctctgggaaacttgTGTCAGGGCCTCACCGTGCTctgattaaataatttcttcctgatatcccaTCTAAATCCACCCTCTGTCACTTACATGCCATTCCCCTTtgccctgtcactccaggcccttgtccaaggtccttctccagctttcttggaggccctttaggtactggaaggtgctctaaggtctccccagaTACCTCATGGTATGAATTAATAGAtaaaggaaaacactgaaaggTTTTAGaacacacaaaggaaaaaccAGGAGTGGAAAGTGGCACCTTCCTCCAGAGGTTCCTGAATCTAGATTTAAACATTCACAACCCAGGAAAACATTGAACAGCAATAGAAATGAGGACCCCAAAAGTATTTTACTAATACTTAGATCCATGCtatctagaaaagaaaaaaaagggttcAGTGCTGACTTAAGGACAATATGAAATACCTGTAAAACTACCAGTTATATTTAAAAAGGATtcttagatttattttttgtccCACCTAAACTGCCTATTTATTTACTAAACCTAAAGCAAATCCTAAATCACTCAGAACTTACATCAGATTCTCTTGGTGTGTTATCAGTCAGCTCAGTATATTATTTTCTGTCTAAAAGATTTTACCTCTGTTTAAGccataaataaaaaagggatGTAAGAGTAAGATGCTTGTGCATTATTGGATGTAGCTTATTAAATGAGAATTCCCTCAATTaatgtgacagaaaaaaattcccatatTAATTCACTTAGCTCAGGAACAGGGAACAAGGAACTTCAGCCACAGCTGAACATTTacctgttttcctttcccaagATCTCGCAGGAGTTCCTCCAACAGAGCACTGTTTATCTGTATCATCACAGATAAATGGTATTTCAAACTTGACCTGAATTTTGCACCTTAAATTCTTTGCATAAATTTTGAGAAATTAaacaatgacagaaaaaaataacaccagCACCAGAACACTAGAATAACTTGCACAGCAACtttcagttgggtttttttatttcactggcTGGCACACCActtgtttttccctctctgaTGCAGTCGCGGCAAAGAAATCATGGCCAAAGGTCCCCTCCATGCAACCagcaaaatcccacaaaaatgTTGAAGGAATCCTACAGAACAATTATAAAGAGACTGTCAGCATAGGGACAGAAAAAGGACCAGACCAGGTACATGTTTGTGTTGGATGTACCAGGGTTTCACCACAAGCTGAGTCACGGGCATTCAACGAGGCTGGTTTTAGCTGGCCAAATGAAGTCCTAACCAAGCATCAGAGGCAGATCTGAGTCAGGAGAAGGTGGCAGAGCTTCAGCTGAGCCTGCAGGACAGTGGTCGAAGGTAAGGACACTCCTGTGATTCCCGTGACTACAGAAGTGTTGGGCAGCTGGAGGCACTGGAGTGACCCTGCCCCACACCTGGGCTCACCCAGAGCAGTGAGGTGCTGTCTGTGGCAGTGGGACCTCGACTcagctctctcctgctgctcagtgaACATTCCCACAGTGCTGTCAACATCACCAACCCCtctgttttccatttcacaCTGATTCCATGATTCACACCTCTTGGGAGGGGTAAGGAGAGCCACTGGCTTCAGCCCCACTTCAAATGCACAATGTGAGGAGCTGCAgcgctgctggcagctccaggcaaCACACCCTGTGCTGAAATAGCTGCCTGAAGCAAAGAAACACCCTTTGGCCTGCTACAAACACATTCGtgctcagggcaggagcagcaatcCCTCCATTAGGGAATGGAAGTTCCTGGTTCCCTCCTCACTCCACACCCCTCTGCCACCAGCCGTGCCCAAAGCTGAGGCCTCAAACCCCGGCACCGCAGTGCTCAGGGGCTGAAAGCATAGCATTGTCCTGGATCTTGACTTCTCCCACAGAGAGCAAGAATTCCAGCTCAGAACCACTCCCCAAAAATGAGTGAAATTGCCAAGAGTTGGCAGTGTTTGTTGTGTAGAGTCCCATGCCCTTGAGCTGATTCCACTGCACTAGAACATAGAGATCCTGGGAGGAAACTTCCCAAGAACAGCCTCCAACCATGAGGGTAATCTGTCCTTGTAAAAACACAGCATGCTGACAAGCCCTGCAGTAAGTTCTAGTTCCACTAAAACCTTCTTGTACTGATCCTTGACAAAACTTGAGGAAATTTCTTACCCCTCACAGGTAATAGTGTGGTAATCCTCATGTTTTGGAAGCACTCCAGCAACTCAGTGTTGTTCTGACTCCTCTCATGGACAACAcaagctggttttgtttctggagATGTTTCACCTAACGACTGTTGCAGGGATCAGACTCAATAGTTGTTTCTCTACCTTGTGCCACTGTGGAAAGTGCACCAGGAAAAGCTGAGCACATGAAGAATCCAATACCTGGACTTgcaaaaaacagagaaatctgGAAATTGGTCAGTAGTGGCTGGAACCACAATATACCAGTCTACCTCATAAAACCTACAAATTCTGGCTGTCAAAAGAAAGAACTGATACACCAGTGCTGGTCACAAAATTATTGCTCAAGTCTTGGCAAAAACAGTCCCATGTAGCACTTGAGAACAAAAGAGGCAGTTAAGTTGTTTATTAAtgacaacagaaacaaaataaaaatgataaagCAAACAGATActtctttaaatataaattttctaGTCATCTGCTGTT
The window above is part of the Vidua macroura isolate BioBank_ID:100142 chromosome 6, ASM2450914v1, whole genome shotgun sequence genome. Proteins encoded here:
- the CD59 gene encoding CD59 glycoprotein isoform X2 translates to MAGTNGIEVPFQPQSGNGRRHGHMTREEGWHTRPCKRSWKPSRPVGAESTHEPLAARPEAALLPPWLRQRLPAAAPPRPAPEAAPPGEAAPAEAASHRRSPHTADLPEEGKKHDQDELHPAECLHCSDYFLWLCLLLSEDKPLLS